The Candidatus Eisenbacteria bacterium region GTCGGTCGGGCAGGCGTCGCAGGCCGTGCCGATCCCGTCGCCGTCGGCGTCGTCCTGATCGGCGTTGGCGACGGTCGGGCAGTCGTCGCACGCGTCGCCGATGCCGTCGCCGTCGGAATCCACCTGCCCGCCGTCCGCGATCTCGGGGCAGACGTCGCAGGCATCGCCCATTCCGTCGTCGTCGATGTCGCTCTGATCGGGGTTGTCGACGCCGATGCAGTCGTCCGTGAACGCGATCCGGCTCGGGCGCGTGGCGCCGTCGTAGAGGAGGCGCACGCTGTGCCCGCCGTCGGTGCAGTGGTTCGTCACCGCGACGCTGAAGGCGAGGTGATCCCCGATCCCGAGCTTCCGCGCCGCGACGTCGAGGTTCACGGGGACGAGGCCGGCGATCGGATCGACGAGCTGGTTCTTCGGGACGAGCGAAGTCACGAAGTCGGCGGTGGCGAGCGTCACGGGCATCCCCGTCGCCGGCACCTTCGAGAGCCGCACGACGACTTCCGCGCAGCCGGGCATGCCCGAGGCGCCCGTCGCGAGGAAGAGCGCGAACGAGATCGGCCCCTTGTTCACTCGTCCCGGCTCGGCGGCGGGCTCCGCGTCGAACGGGCCGAACGTGACCGTCTCGCCCTCGGAGGCCGTCTGGCTGTCCTCCTGCGGCTGCGAGGCGGTGGGCGCGCCCGGCTCCAGCGCCGGCCCGCGGACGAGGTAGAGCGACAGGTCGTCCGCGGCGTGCGCCGCCGCGCCGAGGGTGAGCACGAGCGCGGTCGCGACGACTCGGATCGTGCGACCGGACGCCATCACTGGCTCGCGAGGAGCGCGTCGAGGCCGCTGGTCGCGCCCTGCGCGAGCGACGACAAGGTTCCTCCGACCTCGGTCGCGACGCGGCCGTCGCCGCGTCCCTTGTCGACCAGCTGGGCGAAGCGCGCGAGCTGTTTGCGGGCCCGCTTGAGGCGCCGCTTGGTCGGCGCGAGCAGCTCGGCCGCGCGCGCGAGCGCGAGCGCCCGCTCCACCCGCCGCTCGAGGCGATCGCGGAACCGCGCGCCGCCGAGATCGGCCGGCGACGTGCCGCGCAGGATGCCGTCCATCGCTTCCAGACGGCAGCGCACGGCGCCGAGCTCGGTCGCGGTCACGAGGCAGCTGGGCGGCAGCGTCGTCGTGGTCGAGGTCGTCGCGTCGAGGGTCGTGGTGGTCGTCGTGGTCGTGGTGGCCCCGTTGACCAGCAGCTCGACGCGACTCGGGCGCCCGACCGAGTCGTACATGACCGAGACGTTGCGCTCGCCCCCGCACTCGTTGGTGACGCGCACCTGGAGTACGACGCGATCGCCCGGCGCCGCGAGGGTGGCGTCGCTCACCGCGAGGGGCACGACGATCGCGTCGATCACGCGACGGCGCGGACGAATGGTGGTGACGATGGTCCCGCTCGCGACCGTCGCCTGAGCGGCGCCCGCGAGGCGTCCGAGCGTCGCGGTGACGCGCGCGCAGCCGTCCATGCCCGGACGGCCGGTGCCGAGGAAGACCACCGCGCGCGCGTCGCTCAGCACGACGTCGGCGGCGAACATCGCCGAGGTGAAGGTGGCGAGCAGCGCGTTCTCGCCGGCGGGGATCTTGGTCGAGAGCAGCGCCGTGGCCGCACCCGGCGGCGGCGCCTCGGGTGAGAGCAGCGTCCCGGTCCGCAGATAGTAGAGGTCCTGGGCGCTCGCGGTCGACACCACGAGCGGTACGGCGGCCGCCACGAGAAGCGCGGCGGCGGCACGAAGGGACGCGCGCATCGCGCCTGTACTAGAGCAACCCGCATGCCGCGGGGCGGCCGGGATCGCCGCATGAATCGCGGGTGCGGGCCCGATCATCGACGATCTGGTTGCAGGACTCGCGCAGCCGCGCAAGGTGCGCATGGCCCT contains the following coding sequences:
- a CDS encoding thrombospondin type 3 repeat-containing protein, with the translated sequence MASGRTIRVVATALVLTLGAAAHAADDLSLYLVRGPALEPGAPTASQPQEDSQTASEGETVTFGPFDAEPAAEPGRVNKGPISFALFLATGASGMPGCAEVVVRLSKVPATGMPVTLATADFVTSLVPKNQLVDPIAGLVPVNLDVAARKLGIGDHLAFSVAVTNHCTDGGHSVRLLYDGATRPSRIAFTDDCIGVDNPDQSDIDDDGMGDACDVCPEIADGGQVDSDGDGIGDACDDCPTVANADQDDADGDGIGTACDACPTDSGESGEAGGCPCASADCDDDDPCTVDACTEGLGCTHEKDGGLDLVECRLLFLRDLLVAAPDVDGKVKQPGSPARKALKLAGRALLRAVRANRHRATAYARRLQDLERRLQLFVQRIEEATRAGRVPRTLHDRLLILAGEAIDATRDAGP